The genomic window TTCCCAAGCTGACGCATGGTGGGGCAATAACTGGGGTGGTCCTTGGAACGGCCCAGGCTGGGGTAATGGCAACGGTTTAGGCAACGGTTTCGGTAATGGTGTTGGTAATGGCACTGGTTCCGGTAACTTCGGTTTCAACATGTCTGGTAATGCTACTGGCAACTCCAACATGTACAACGGCTACGGCTACAACGGCTACAACGGCTACAATGGCTATGCTCCTTACGGCTATGCTCCTTACGGCTACCCTGCAGCTCCAGTAGCTCCTTATGGTGCTCCTTGGGCCGCACCTAAGGCCCCTGCTGCTCCTGCAGCTAAGTAATTAGCGCATGGAACACCTGTAAGGGTGACTTGATAGAGGCTTTGGCTGGGCCTTGTGCCCAGCCTACCTCTTCAAGAAAAAGGGTGGCTTTGCCGCCCTTTTTTTACATCTATCGGTTAGGTATACCCTTATTTGGGTAGGGCAGGCTTGTTTGTACCACACTGC from Magnetococcus sp. PR-3 includes these protein-coding regions:
- a CDS encoding sulfur globule family protein gives rise to the protein MKKLSVLAIAALMGGAVMVSASQADAWWGNNWGGPWNGPGWGNGNGLGNGFGNGVGNGTGSGNFGFNMSGNATGNSNMYNGYGYNGYNGYNGYAPYGYAPYGYPAAPVAPYGAPWAAPKAPAAPAAK